In one Candidatus Omnitrophota bacterium genomic region, the following are encoded:
- a CDS encoding GTPase → MPANLSPEFNNAEKEYKAAKTPEDKLLCLQRMLSTIPKHKGTEKMQADIKRRIAQLKERLESHSKKKGPSYRIKPEGAGQIALIGPPNSGKSSLLAALSRAEPVIADYPFSTREPIPGMLHYLDIQIQLLDLPPISKEHCESFVFDNIRGADGALLMLDLGAADPAQDYQETTEILQQKKIRLIPPEVERETEETGGTSDIRSLLIFNKCDLDPDGELAELAAELIESSLPARSISAKRKINLDGLAKDIFDLLHIIRVYSKHPGKPPDLDAPFTAPAGCDVMGFAGLVHKDFAAHLKSARIWGSAKFDGQIVQRDHVLQDGDIVELSM, encoded by the coding sequence TTGCCCGCCAATCTCTCTCCCGAGTTCAACAACGCGGAAAAAGAATACAAAGCCGCCAAAACGCCGGAGGACAAGCTGTTATGCCTTCAGCGGATGCTCTCCACGATTCCCAAACACAAGGGAACCGAGAAGATGCAGGCCGATATCAAGCGCCGCATCGCCCAACTGAAGGAACGCCTAGAATCGCACAGCAAGAAAAAAGGCCCCTCCTATCGCATAAAGCCGGAAGGCGCGGGCCAAATCGCGCTGATCGGCCCGCCCAACAGCGGCAAATCCTCCCTCCTCGCCGCGCTTAGCCGAGCCGAACCGGTTATCGCCGATTATCCTTTTTCCACCCGCGAACCCATTCCGGGAATGCTGCATTATCTGGACATTCAAATTCAACTGCTCGATCTTCCTCCCATATCCAAAGAGCATTGCGAGAGTTTCGTCTTCGACAACATACGCGGCGCGGATGGCGCATTGTTGATGCTCGACTTGGGCGCAGCGGATCCAGCGCAGGATTATCAAGAGACAACGGAAATTCTCCAGCAAAAGAAAATTCGCTTGATCCCGCCGGAGGTAGAGCGAGAAACGGAAGAGACGGGAGGAACATCGGATATCCGCAGCCTGCTGATTTTCAATAAATGCGACCTCGATCCGGACGGCGAATTGGCGGAGTTGGCGGCGGAATTGATCGAGAGTTCCTTGCCTGCGCGTTCTATTTCCGCCAAACGAAAAATCAACCTGGACGGCTTAGCGAAAGACATTTTCGATCTGCTTCATATCATCCGCGTTTATTCCAAGCATCCCGGCAAACCGCCGGATTTGGACGCGCCCTTCACCGCCCCGGCAGGCTGCGATGTGATGGGATTCGCGGGCTTGGTGCATAAGGATTTCGCGGCGCATTTGAAATCGGCGCGCATTTGGGGCAGCGCCAAATTCGATGGTCAGATCGTCCAGCGCGATCATGTTCTCCAGGACGGCGACATTGTCGAATTATCCATGTAA
- a CDS encoding CoA-binding protein — translation MTKRSTVEEFLQQKRFAVAGVSQKKRKFGYVVYKNLLSKGYNVFPVNPHAKTIDGNPCYESLLALPEKVDAAVIVTPPPQTEKIVRDAHEAGIARLWMQQGAESPEAIRFCEEKGISVVHGECILMFAEPAGWPHRLHRLIWKWLGKLPK, via the coding sequence ATGACAAAACGATCCACCGTAGAAGAATTTCTCCAGCAAAAGCGATTCGCGGTAGCGGGCGTCTCCCAGAAGAAACGAAAATTCGGCTATGTCGTTTATAAAAACCTTCTATCGAAGGGCTATAACGTATTCCCCGTAAATCCCCATGCGAAAACCATCGATGGAAATCCCTGTTATGAGAGTCTTCTGGCCTTGCCGGAAAAAGTCGACGCCGCCGTGATCGTCACTCCGCCGCCGCAAACGGAAAAGATCGTTCGCGACGCGCATGAAGCGGGCATCGCGCGCCTTTGGATGCAACAGGGCGCGGAATCGCCGGAAGCCATCCGTTTCTGCGAAGAAAAGGGAATCAGCGTTGTGCATGGCGAGTGCATCTTGATGTTCGCCGAACCGGCGGGATGGCCGCATCGCCTTCATCGCCTGATTTGGAAATGGCTGGGCAAACTGCCTAAATAG
- a CDS encoding PQQ-binding-like beta-propeller repeat protein, with the protein MRYRKSSRKEYRPPLVCRYFVFIFLLTIVSIPGYFADAEDWPTYQHDNQRSGVTSEKLTLPLNAQWTLAPRQKPRAAWEGSPAPNDYWHFFKNLRPRSLFDQANYISAVSDSIFFGSSSDDIVSCRDMNSGEERWVFFTEGPVRFAPSLYEGKAYFGSDDGYAYCLNAQTGDLIWKYKPYPQNKRIIGNGRMISVCPIRTSVLIQNGAVYFCAGIFPLEGVYLCALNPDNGSKIWEKTLSDSPQGYLLSTLDNLFVPTGNTNPIVFSSTDGRKIGSYSNGRSGGTYALIVDDKIVSGPGYTEAGSDWLNTYDTDTRANVASFQGNHVIVTDKISFLHTDSRLTAIDREAYFSASTREAEMRRRSEEIRKQIKQMDVQTRSEKSPSLLDELTTLQSEMEKCVQAKQAAVLWSAMCAHPYSLIAAGNLLFAGGDNEAAAYSMTNGELLWKSAVTGRAYGLAAANGSLFVSTDQGTIHRFSSGAGVSHWIYY; encoded by the coding sequence ATGCGGTATCGGAAATCATCACGTAAAGAGTATCGTCCGCCGCTGGTTTGTCGTTATTTCGTTTTTATCTTTTTGTTGACAATCGTTTCCATTCCCGGTTACTTCGCCGATGCGGAAGATTGGCCGACATACCAGCACGATAACCAGCGTTCGGGAGTTACGTCGGAAAAGCTGACGTTGCCGCTTAACGCCCAATGGACGTTAGCGCCCCGGCAAAAACCGCGCGCCGCATGGGAAGGAAGCCCCGCTCCCAACGACTATTGGCATTTTTTCAAGAATTTGAGGCCAAGGTCGCTCTTCGATCAGGCGAACTATATCAGCGCCGTCAGCGATTCGATCTTTTTCGGTTCTTCTTCCGACGACATTGTCAGCTGCCGCGACATGAATTCCGGCGAGGAGCGTTGGGTCTTTTTCACGGAAGGACCAGTACGCTTCGCTCCCAGCCTTTACGAGGGGAAAGCCTATTTCGGCTCCGACGACGGCTACGCCTACTGCCTGAACGCCCAGACGGGGGATTTAATTTGGAAATATAAGCCCTATCCCCAAAACAAGCGGATCATTGGGAATGGGCGCATGATTTCGGTTTGTCCAATTCGCACCTCCGTTTTGATCCAAAATGGCGCCGTCTATTTCTGCGCGGGCATCTTTCCGCTGGAGGGAGTTTATCTCTGCGCTCTCAATCCCGATAACGGATCGAAGATTTGGGAAAAAACGTTATCGGACTCGCCGCAAGGGTATCTCCTAAGTACGCTGGATAATCTTTTCGTACCTACGGGAAATACGAATCCGATCGTTTTTAGTTCCACGGACGGCAGAAAAATCGGCTCCTACAGCAACGGACGTTCGGGAGGAACCTATGCGCTGATTGTGGACGACAAGATCGTATCCGGGCCGGGATATACGGAAGCGGGATCGGATTGGCTCAATACGTACGATACTGATACTCGCGCCAACGTCGCTTCCTTTCAGGGAAATCATGTGATCGTTACGGACAAAATCTCTTTCCTCCACACGGACAGTCGGCTAACCGCCATCGACCGCGAAGCCTATTTCTCCGCTTCCACGAGAGAAGCGGAGATGCGGCGGCGCAGCGAAGAGATTCGCAAGCAAATAAAGCAAATGGACGTCCAAACGCGCTCGGAAAAATCCCCGTCGCTGTTGGACGAACTTACAACTTTGCAGAGCGAGATGGAAAAGTGCGTTCAAGCGAAGCAGGCGGCGGTTTTGTGGTCGGCGATGTGCGCCCATCCCTATTCGCTGATCGCGGCGGGGAATCTTCTTTTCGCGGGCGGCGACAACGAAGCCGCCGCGTATAGCATGACGAACGGGGAATTGCTATGGAAAAGCGCAGTAACCGGGCGCGCTTACGGTTTGGCCGCCGCCAATGGCAGCCTCTTTGTCAGCACCGATCAGGGAACCATTCATCGCTTCAGTTCAGGCGCCGGCGTTTCGCATTGGATTTATTATTAA